One genomic region from Cydia amplana chromosome Z, ilCydAmpl1.1, whole genome shotgun sequence encodes:
- the LOC134661031 gene encoding glycine--tRNA ligase yields the protein MRNFSSLFHKCSVLRKLLPVVVAPRRLSHQLQQWGSNKFHRKIKIPNPLREIIMADPKIEEILAPLRASVKEQGDLVRKLKEEKAPEIDVKKAVAELKARKKILEDKELALAPNEESFDRAKMEDLIKRRFFYDQSFAIYGGITGQFDFGPMGCALKSNMIQLWRKYFILHEQMLEVDCSILTPEPVLKASGHVERFADLMTKDVKSGECFRLDHLIKAHLEKIKSEKNTKPELKAEIEDILVKLDGMTADEMAALMKRFDMKSPISGNELTPPIEFNLMFNTQIGPSGLIKGFLRPETAQGIFVNFKRLLEFNQGRLPFAAAQIGNSFRNEISPRSGLLRVREFTMCEIEHFCDSKNHPKFETVKDTKMLLYSADNQEQGRPAEIVTIGEAVARGTVNNETLGYFMARIHLYLLAVGIDANKLRFRQHMGNEMAHYACDCWDAECLSSYGWIECVGCADRSAYDLTQHTKATGVRLAAEKKLPAPKQIVVVEAVANKAAIGKAFKKDAKVINDTLAAMDSAALDQLQKELNAERAYNLITPNGEFKLTADLVSVKKSEKTVHVEEIIPSVIEPSFGVGRILYCLLEHNFKMREGDEQRTYFALPPTVAPMKCAVLPLSGNAEFQPFVRELSQELTSADVSHKVDDSSGSIGRRYARTDELGVPYAITVDFDTTKEPHTVTLRERDSMSQVRLPLADVPNAVRNLSNSKISWADVEGKYPKFEQQETKGAAA from the coding sequence ATGAGAAACTTTTCCTCCCTATTTCATAAGTGTAGTGTACTTAGGAAACTTTTGCCAGTTGTCGTAGCACCGCGCCGCCTGTCGCACCAGCTGCAGCAGTGGGGCAGCAATAAGTTCCACAGGAAGATCAAAATACCCAATCCTCTTCGTGAAATAATCATGGCTGACCCCAAGATCGAGGAGATTCTGGCACCGCTCCGCGCGAGCGTGAAAGAGCAGGGAGATTTAGTGCGTAAACTGAAAGAAGAGAAGGCTCCGGAAATCGATGTGAAGAAAGCCGTCGCTGAGCTCAAAGCGAGAAAGAAAATTTTAGAAGATAAAGAACTGGCGCTGGCGCCTAATGAAGAGTCTTTCGATCGCGCCAAGATGGAAGATCTCATCAAGAGGAGGTTCTTCTACGACCAATCTTTCGCTATCTACGGGGGCATCACTGGTCAGTTCGACTTCGGGCCGATGGGTTGCGCGCTGAAGAGCAACATGATCCAGCTGTGGAGGAAGTACTTCATCCTCCATGAGCAAATGTTGGAAGTCGACTGTTCTATTCTCACACCAGAGCCTGTACTGAAGGCTTCTGGGCATGTGGAGAGATTTGCTGATCTGATGACTAAAGATGTGAAGTCTGGGGAATGCTTCCGCTTGGACCACTTGATCAAGGCGCATTTAGAGAAGATCAAGAGTGAGAAGAACACAAAACCTGAGCTGAAAGCTGAGATTGAAGACATCCTTGTGAAGCTCGATGGCATGACTGCTGATGAGATGGCTGCACTGATGAAGAGGTTTGATATGAAGTCTCCAATCAGCGGGAATGAGCTGACACCACCAATTGAGTTTAATCTCATGTTCAATACTCAGATTGGCCCATCAGGTCTTATCAAGGGCTTCCTCAGGCCTGAAACTGCCCAAGGCATCTTTGTTAATTTCAAACGCCTCCTTGAATTCAACCAGGGCCGCCTACCATTTGCCGCAGCACAGATTGGGAACTCATTCAGAAATGAGATCTCTCCCCGCTCTGGCCTGCTCAGAGTGAGAGAATTCACCATGTGTGAGATTGAGCACTTCTGTGACTCCAAAAACCATCCCAAGTTTGAGACAGTCAAGGACACTAAGATGCTGTTGTACTCTGCCGACAACCAGGAGCAGGGGCGGCCGGCTGAAATTGTCACTATCGGAGAAGCTGTGGCCAGAGGTACAGTTAACAACGAGACCCTTGGCTACTTCATGGCCAGAATTCATTTGTATCTGTTAGCAGTAGGTATTGATGCTAACAAGCTTAGGTTTAGACAGCATATGGGCAATGAGATGGCTCACTATGCTTGTGACTGCTGGGACGCAGAATGCCTGTCCAGTTATGGCTGGATTGAGTGTGTCGGCTGTGCTGATAGATCTGCCTATGACTTGACACAACACACTAAAGCTACTGGTGTCAGATTAGCTGCTGAAAAGAAACTGCCAGCTCCTAAACAAATAGTGGTAGTAGAAGCAGTTGCTAACAAAGCAGCTATTGGCAAAGCTTTCAAGAAAGATGCTAAAGTAATCAATGACACCCTGGCAGCCATGGATAGTGCTGCTTTGGACCAACTACAGAAGGAACTGAATGCAGAAAGAGCATACAATCTCATTACACCAAATGGCGAGTTCAAGCTTACGGCCGATCTCGTCAGCGTCAAGAAGTCTGAAAAGACGGTTCATGTAGAAGAGATCATACCCAGTGTGATTGAGCCATCCTTTGGGGTTGGAAGGATTTTATATTGCTTGTTGGAGCACAATTTCAAGATGCGCGAAGGTGATGAACAGAGGACGTACTTTGCGCTGCCCCCAACCGTCGCTCCCATGAAGTGTGCAGTGCTGCCTCTGAGCGGCAACGCCGAGTTCCAACCGTTTGTTCGCGAGCTCTCTCAGGAGCTAACATCTGCAGATGTGTCCCACAAAGTGGACGATTCCTCCGGCTCGATTGGCCGCCGCTACGCGCGCACAGATGAGCTCGGCGTGCCATACGCCATCACCGTCGACTTTGACACGACGAAGGAGCCTCACACGGTGACCTTGAGAGAGCGGGACAGCATGTCGCAGGTCCGACTCCCTCTAGCCGACGTCCCGAACGCCGTTCGCAACCTGTCCAACAGCAAGATCTCGTGGGCCGATGTTGAGGGGAAATACCCTAAATTCGAGCAACAAGAGACCAAGGGAGCGGCCGCGTAG